The DNA region GAATCTGCGTAACCCCTGCAGATTGGGAACTAAAATTATGAAGTACTCTATGGCACTTAAGAAAATAATTATTGGAGCTTGTGTTCTAATGTTTACAACAAGCGCACTCGCACAGCGTGATGCTCGCCGAGGAAAAGGCGGTATTCAGACCAAAAATGGAATGACTGAGGCACTCGTGAACAAAGAGAAACAATATAAGCACTCCTGGCATAATATCAATGCGATGAAAGCTCTTCACGGGCACGCAGCCGATATCAACTGGGGCTTTAATCCGCTCAATGTCGGACCCTATCTCAGCGGTTCTGCTCGGTGTGTTGACCGTTACAATGCCAATGGCAATCAAATTTTTCCATTCGTACAATCTTCTCAGCAGCCATGGAGCTACAGCTCATTTGCCAGCTACGTTACCTCGCAGTCGTCTTATGTTCACGAGGCTGAGTTTCGTCGCTCGCTCGACATGAATGGTAGCCTCGGATTTAACATTAAAGACATTCTAGGGCTCGAGTTCGACGGTGGTCACAGTGAATCATCAGAACTTCTCCACGGTATTACCAGCTCTCAAAACTCTGTTGATTTTATCTTCTCAGCGAAGGCTCTCGGGCCAACCTATATCGGTGCTGGCGATGCTCGGGTTCGAACAGACCTCGTTGAAGATGTGGTCGAGGCAGGGGTTAGTAACAGCGATAGAACCAACCTTTGGTTGCAAAAGTGTGGAATCGGCTACATCGACCAAGTGAGACTTGGCGCCTATTTGCGAGTGGTCATGCACATTCGTTCGTCAAGCGTTGAAACCCAGGTGTCCATCGCTCAATCAGCCGACAACTATTTCAATGCTTCGGCCAATCAGCTTGGCGGCTCTGGTGGTTCTGCGTCCAGCGCGCAAGGGTTTCTCAATAGCTTAAACGCAAGCTTTAGCTACAACAGCTCAGAAGACTCTATTGTGGCCACTACCACTTCGGGTCAAACATTCAGCATCACTTTCGACATCACCTCGGAAGGGCCCTTTTTCGATACAGGTGCTATTACCAGCCTGAGCGATGTTTGGGACCTATTCGATAACTTTGAACAAGTTGTCGAGAGCGTCAACAAGAAGCACCTTGCAGCAATGCATTATTCAGCCAAGCCGTACAACAGTGTAACCAACATTTCCCAACTCGTATATCACGACGGCGTGGCCACTGGCATCGATTATGATGATATGGCTGAGGTCAATATGCGTATGGTCATGCAAGATGATATCGGTGAGCTAATCCTTAATTATGATTTTGAGCGCTCTAAGCTCAATTATATTCTTGACGATTATATGTCTCTTGGGGCTGGAGTTTCTCAAAACTATGAGTTTTGGAATACCGGTACATTGAATGATATCTTGGAAAATGTTTCAGACGACGAACAAATTGCCGCTGCCGCTGCACGCACGCTTTACTGCTTGGCCGATTTCACAGAAGACGCATTAGGTTGTCATTATCAAACACTGACCGATGCCTTTGGGTTCGACCATAACTTCGACTTCTGGAATTCTTGGGGAATACCGCTCGCGCCTTACTATCAAGCTCCACGCAGAGTTGGTGTTAACTCAGTCATGACGGGCGTAGCTTATTACAATTGGATTAAAAGCCAGGGGACTAACAATTATGTTGTCGAAGTTGATGGCGATAGCAGCTTTTCAATCTACAACAGCGGTAACAGCAAGAAGTTTTCATGCCTTGATGAAACATTTTGGCAAACAGACTGGGAGCAATGTGTGGGCCCAATTCTGAGCAACCGATATTACAACCCAGGCTGGTCGGTCCAAACACATCTAACTGATAATACGACTCATGACCGTCGCAAGTTCAACATCACTCAGTACCCCACCCAAACCAAGTTACATCTTGATATCGGGCATAAGAAGAGCAGCAGCGCTCCAGCTGTACTTTCTCTGGATTCTGCAACGCTCACCGGTCCATATAATTGGGGTTGGGCAACGTTAACGCCGGCAAACGCTGCACTGGAGGCGCTCCAGTAAGCTAACAACTTGAATACTTCTAACCTTAAAAGCACCGGCACCCCCGGTGCTTTTTTTTGGCCCATTTTGGAGGAAAGCATTTAGTGTTAGAATGCTTAAGTGGCCGTTATTAATGGCTTATTTTCTATTTCTTTAATAAGTCAGCCCGTAGCTCCTACCCAGGGTAGGTAGAAAGGAAGACATATCGGGGGACTTGATGAAAACAATGAATCGCGAAGCATTTGTAGAGCAGTTTAAAACTGCAGGTGTACGAGTTGATGCTGCAAGCAGTGAGGCTGCTATCTCAGGGTCAGTTTCAAGTAAGCTGCGCCATGCGGATCTCAACGGTGATGGCAAAATTTCAGGTGCCAGCGAAGCAAGCCGCCTTTTTGATGGTTTGGATAACTACGACCGAAACGGAAGCGACCATTCATTTACGACTGAGAAGAGCGGTCGCGAGACAGCCCTCGGTAAAGTGGTGAAGGCACTATCCAGACATCCCGTGAGAAGCCAGGCACCCAACAATAACCAACGGATTAGTATTCCACTCCAGGCGGTCATTAAGGGTTTAATGACCATTGGAATGGGTGACCAAGGCGCCAATGTGAGTGCGTTACAGGAAGCGCTTTTGAAAGCAGGTATCAGTGTAACGGTTGATGGAGACTTCGGACCAGGAACATTGCGTGCGGTCAAGGAGTTCCAAGGCAAAGAGGGGCTAACGCCGGACGGTGTGGTGGTCTGGGGTAGAACAGGCGTAAGCCCCCATGGTCATATTTCCATTGCATTGGGAGACGGCCGTGAAGCCAGTGACCATATCGATGTGCAGCGTACACAGCTGCGCGGCCACACCAATGTGCGGGTGTTTATGCCAAGTTGAGATATTGGCTATTAGAGAAAAATTTGGGGACTGACTCACTTTGAATGTTGTTGGTAATTGAAACCAATCTGATATTTATATTGTTCCCTCGGTTGAGTTTGCCTTGTAGCTTCACAGGGCTTCGTTATTCGAACTTACAAGTATGGGTTGATATAAAAATGAATCGATTGATTGTTCTTTGTTTTATCGTAGGTTGTTTTGGCGGGTTGGGTTGCTCCTCGCCTTCCGTTGAAGAAAATGCACCTGGAGAAGAGCCTGGGCAGAACGATAATAATGGTGATGTTTCCGGCGATGGGGATGACACCAGTGGCAGTGATGGGTCCGGTTCAAGCAATGGCTCAAACGGAAGCGATGGTTCTGGTTCAAACGGTGGTTCTGACGGAAACAGTGGTTCTACCACGGTCGAACCTTCAAATGGATTTGCAGAAGACTCCTCCCGTTGGGCTGTTCCTGGTAGCGGATTAGAGGATGGATTTTTTTGGATTGGGTGGTCTCAAGATACCCGCTGGTTTTCTTTGATGGACCTCAATGGAGATGGAAGATCCGACCTAATTCATACAGCTGATTCATCACGTTCCGGGGGTTATGTTTGGACTGATGCTCAAGGGCCTTATTGGAAAGTTTACTGGGGAGAAGACGGCGGTTTTGCAGGTGAGTTTTCTCGGTGGTCTGTTCCGCAAAGCGGCGATGAAGATGGTTTTTTTGGTACTTTTTGGGGTGACGATACAAGGTGGTTTAGTACCCGAGACCTTAATGGCGACGGAAAGCCTGATTTGATTCAAACCGCTGACACAGAGCTTTCAGGTGGATTTGCATTCACTGATGAAGCAGGTCGCTATTGGAAGGTCTACTATAATGAAGGGGACGGCTTTACGGATTCATTTACTCGATGGCAAATCCCGTCCAGTGGCTTAAGCGATGGTTTTTTTACGCTTGCCTATGGATACGGAAACCGTTGGTTTACGACCCTCGATCTTAACGGAGACGCATTACCTGACTTGGTACATACAGCTGATCCGGACCGAGACAATGGATTTGTTTGGTCTGATGGCGGTGGTGCCTATTGGAATGTATATTGGAATGGTGGAAATGGTTTTGATTTGGAGCCTACGCGGTGGTCCGTGCCTGGTAGTGGTTTAAGTGATGGATTTTTCGCGACAGGTTCTTTCAATGGAACGCGTTGGTTCTCGATTCTGGATTTAGACTCGGACGGCTTGGTTGATTTAGTTCATACAGCAGACATCAATAGGGAGGGCGGTCATGCATGGTCGAATGAAGAGGGTGCATATTGGAAAGTCTATTGGAACCAAGGAAGTCGTTTTGCGACTGAGCCCGCGCAGTGGTCAGTGCCCTCAAGCGGGCTTGATGATGGCTTTTTTGCTCCCTATTGGACTCAAGGTAACCGCTCTTTTAGCACTCAAGACATAGATGGGGACGGCCAGCTTGAATTGATTCAGACGGCAGACCCAACGCGAGATGGTGGATATGTGTTTACGGATTCTCAAGGTGCGTTTTGGCGGGTTTTTCCTCAAAGTGGTTCGGGGTTTTCATCGACCCCAAATCGATGGTCTGTGCCGAGCAGTGGTTTAGCCGATGGTTTCTTTGCTATGAGCTGGGCATCCGGTGAGCGATGGTTTGCCACCTTGGATGTTACAGGAGATGGACGCTTGGATTTGCTCCAAACGGCTACGCCTGAGGAATCTGGTGGGCAAGTATGGGACGACAATGCGGGCGCCTTTTGGCGAGTTTGGGCAGGAGAATAGGCACCCCGGCAAGCATTCTAGGTTATCGCGTGTCTCAGTTTTTTTTGCTGAATGGAACCTAGCCATTAGGTCAGTGACTCTAAGCATTTAGGAATCAGTCTTGGATTAATTCGCAGCAGGAGAGTAGACTATAGGGATGAACCCTTGGTTCTCGTCGTTCTTTTTCTTATGACAGCCGAGCTGACCTTAAGATACGCCCCAACCACAGAGCGATACTGACCCATCATCTTTAGAGTGGGGCTTTTGAGTTACCTTAGATACTCGCCAAAGAAAAACTCCAGTCCAGCAGCATAGAACCCAATGGGCAGAATGAGACCCAATAGGGAACCTATAAAATACGAGCGAAACCTTACCGGGGATAGAGCAAGTATATAGTTTAAATGCGGATTAAGAAGTAGGAAGGTCCTAAGCAGCCAAATCGTTCTCACCGGGTATTCGTCTAAGTAGCGTAGCATTTTTCTGGCCCATTTAGCTTTCAACTCTCCAACTGGGGTACCGCCTATTTTTCGAATGACCGCAAAGCTGAGTACAACGCTGCAGAGCGCGCCGGTCATCGCTAAAAGTGTACCCATTAATTTCCCGTAGACGAGCATTGCAGCCACGATAAAGATAACGCCTGGAACCGAGAGTAGATTGGAAAGCGCAAAGACTGCAATGTAGACCACTGCGCCAAATGGACCAGACTCTAACAAGTAGCTTCGAATGGTTTCGAGGCTTAAATCATCCGTAAGACCTGTGAGCTTAAGGGTCAGCATAAGAGTGGTTAACCCGCCGATAAGCAGCGCGATTCGGTAGCCTGGTTTTTGGTACCAACTCTTTTTTGTTATTTCATAATCGGATTGATTCAGAGTCGTTCACTCCCCGTGGCGATTGCAGGGTAGGACGTTAGCACATTTGAATCGAAGTAAGAAATACGCGAAAGGCGTAGGCGTTGCCTAGCCGGTTAAGGGCTCTGCTAGGCCGCCAATTTAAATCTAGTGGTTGGGTGCCAGTTCAAGCGCACCCGGCTTGTGATAGACTCCTAGCCGTTCAACGATGGTTGCACTGGCCTCATTGAGCCCAAGAAGATCTACGCGAGTTCCTTGGCTGCGAAACTTAATGACGACCTTGTCGAGGGCCCCCACCGCGGAATAGTCCCAAAAGTGAGCCTTCGTTAGGTCAATGGTAATGTTCTCCACTGATTCTCGAAAATCGAAAGCTGCGGCAAATTGAGCAGCCGAAGCGAAAAACACCTGACCATAAACTTCGTACACGCGTGTGTTTTTGTCATCCGATAGAAATGATTCCATTTCTAAGAGCCGGGAGACTTTTCGAGCAAAAAACAAGACACTCATCAATACGCCGATGAAGACACCCATCGCTAGATCATGGGTAAAGACCACGACGCTTACGGTCATAATCATGACCAAGCTGGATTCTTTGGGGTGAGTTTTAAGGTTTTTGAGTGACTCCCAATTAAAAGTTCCAATCGAAACCATAATCATAACCGCCACAAGAGCAGCCATCGGGATCTGCTTCACCCAGTCCCCCAACACCAAAATTAAAAAGAGCAGGAAAGCTCCGGCAAAAAGGGTGGATAGTCTCCCTCGACCTCCGGATTTAACATTGATCACCGACTGGCCAATCATTGCGCATCCCGCCATACCGCCAAATAAACCGGAAACGATATTTGCCACACCTTGGCCAGCGCACTCACGGTTTTTAGCGCTTGATGTATCCGTCATGTCGTCTACGATAGCTGCAGTCATTAATGACTCCAGGAGCCCGACGGCTGTGAGCGTGAGAGAGTAGGGAAATATAATCCAAAAGGCATCCCATGTGACTGGGATATCAGGAATGAGGAAAAGCGGTAGAGTTGAGGGTAGCTCGCCCATATCGCCGACACTTCGAATATCGAGCCCAACGACCATGTTAAAGACAGTTAAGGCAACGATGGCGACAAGTGGTGATGGAATCGATTTTGAAACATAGGGAAAGAGGTAAATGATACCCAGTCCAACTGCGACCATGGCATACATTTCCCAGCCCGCTCCATGAAACTCTGGTAGCTGCGCCATAAAAATTAAAATGGCGAGGGCATTCACAAATCCGGTCATGACTGAGCGCGATACAAAACGAAGAAGAGAACCGAGCCGGAGAAAGCCGGCAAGAATTTGCAGTACACCTGTCAAAATGGTCGTGGCGAGTAGGTATTCGAGGCCGTGGTCTTTAACCAAGGTTACCATGACAAGTGCCATGGCTCCGGTGGCGGCGGATATCATTCCAGGCCGGCCTCCTACGATGGAGATGACGGCGGCGATGCAGAACGATGCATACAAGCCAACCTTAGGGTCTACACCTGCGATAATTGAAAAGGCGATAGCTTCTGGGATTAATGCGAGGGCAACGACCATTCCAGCTAAAAGGTCGCCGCGAATATTGCCGAACCACTCCGTGCGGAGTCGTGATAACAACATAATTCTTGTCTCCTGAGTTGTCTGCCACGGTGACTAGAAATCAGTCGGTTCCATAAGGCAGAGGGGGTTAGCGCATCACTGCAAGACCGCAGTGACTGGCTTGGATGTGATTGAGCACTGCGTCATGCATGGTCCGGGCCAACAATTCATCATCCTAATATCAAGGACTTAGCCGTCTATTGCGCCAATATTTAGGTCGCTTTGTTGAGTGATCAGCCATTATTTTGGAAAAGGGACAAAATCGTGGCGGATGTTACTGCGCCAAAATGTGGGGGGCTGCTGGTTGGGTCATCGTACGGTTTTGTTGGACACGGCACAGTGGAGGGAGACGACCCCTTGTTGGGGCGACTTCACAGCCTAGGCCGACTGCGAGTCGGCACTCTGAGCAAACCATGCCTTTTCTTTGATGAACCATTTTCTCATCGCTTCATATCGCCGATGGGTGCCGCCACCGACAAATTTCAAAGACTGGGGGTCATCGTCTCCCCAAGGCATATGTTTTAAGGCGCTGTCCAATTGAATGGTGAAGCGCGGAACCCCGATGGAAGCGATGTGATTCGAGAGCAAGACATCATCACTGAAACGAAAGTCGTAAGGCTGTGTGGTGATGCTCATATTCAGTCGTTCAAGGTCAAAATGACGCCTTCGGTAAGCGCAGGCGCCGTAGCCTTGTAATACGTCACAGGGCACAAGGTGTCCGCGGACTGGATCTAGGTGTTGCCCCTTGTTTGTAAAATTAAATCCACGGCTACCAAATGCAGCCTCTCGATTTGTGTGGGCTGCCGCTTGGAAGACCGAAATCAGATTCGGTGGATACCCAACATCATCATCAACGGTAACCAGGAGCGTGTCGGGTTCTTGTTCAACTTCAAGCACTGGCAAGAGCTTCATGATGGGGCCTAGATCATGCTCCTGGCGCAATAGGGTAACCCGAGTGTCGTCGGTCAACCACTTTGGGAGATTGTAAGGGGCACGGTCACGGTAGCGCTCAGGTAAATTGAGATAGATAGCATCGGGTGTCTGATGTTGGTTGCGAAGGGAGTCTAGAACGGTAGCCATATGCTCCATACGCTGTGGTGAAGTGGTAAGTGTGAAAACAGTTCTGCCCATTCTTGGGTCCTACCATAGTCAACGGTGTGACGCAGCCTTGTTCGCTGGTCGAATCTGAGTCTGGTGGCATGTTAGGAAGAATGGTCAATAGTTACTTAGAGCTTAGGACACTGCAAAGTTTCTGTTTGGGCGGTTACTGGGGTTGGAGCGTAGTAGACAAGTTGCTCCAGAGCAATATGCCGACTCCTACCGAGGCTACCAAACCAAATCCTAAAGCCGGTAAGGGGCCAGCTTCTTTCCAAAAGATGTAGACAGCCATAACCATGACGAATCCGGCAAAGGTCTTTCGCAATGTTTTAGCTGGAACCTTATTGGCGAAGAGGGCTCCAACGAAGCTGCCGCAAATGGCAGCCACGGTGATGGCAAGTGTCAGTTGAAAATCAATGTCGACATGAGTGATGTGCCCAGCAAGGGCCGCAAACGATTTAAGAGCAATGACGATAAGGGAGGTTCCAATTGCTGTATGCATTGGCATAGAAGCAAGAAGGACCAAGGCGGGCACAATTAAAAAACCTCCGCCGGCCCCCACCAGTCCGGTTGCCACTCCAACCACAAGGCCTTCAATAATAATCAACTTAAACGCAATCGGTCGGTGTAAGTTGGGTTGAAGTCTAGTAGCGCCCCGAAGCATCGCAAGTGATGCAACCAGCATCATGCCCGCAAAGATAAGCAAGAGAACCCTGCCAGAAAACCAATTGGCGGCGATGCCACCAAAATATGCGCCGGTCATAGCCGTGATAGAAAAAATAGCTCCTACTTGCCAGTTTACGTTCCCGCGCCGCGCGTGTGGAATAAGAGCAAAAAGAGCTGTCGTTCCAACCACGGCCAGTGAGGTTGCGATGGCTGCTTTGGCGGAAAGCCCAGCAGCATAAACGAGTACCGGGACAGCCAGTATCGAACCTCCTCCGCCAAGTAAGCCAAGTGTTACTCCTACGACGAGCATTAATATTAAAATAGTTAGCATGGCAGATGTTTTTCGGGAGGTGACCGTTGCTCAAACTTAGTTTGCAACTGATGGATGGCCATTCCAACCAGCATAAAGAGGCTAAAGGTCAACGATTCAGGTTGTAGGGCCGCCATCGAAACCAGTGCTGGAGCAGGACAGAAACCTCCAAGACCCCATCCTGTTCCAAAGATGGCCGCACCACTGATGAGGCGAAAATTGATGTCGCTGCGATCCGGGATCTTAAACAGCTGCTCAAGAGTCGGGGATTCCCGTCTAATAATGAGACGGTAAAAAATGATGTGAACTCCAATAGCTCCAAGCATCACAAAGG from Deltaproteobacteria bacterium includes:
- a CDS encoding YeeE/YedE family protein, which produces MTDADKVIGFLDLGGEWDASLAFVMLGAIGVHIIFYRLIIRRESPTLEQLFKIPDRSDINFRLISGAAIFGTGWGLGGFCPAPALVSMAALQPESLTFSLFMLVGMAIHQLQTKFEQRSPPEKHLPC
- a CDS encoding peptidoglycan-binding protein; this encodes MNREAFVEQFKTAGVRVDAASSEAAISGSVSSKLRHADLNGDGKISGASEASRLFDGLDNYDRNGSDHSFTTEKSGRETALGKVVKALSRHPVRSQAPNNNQRISIPLQAVIKGLMTIGMGDQGANVSALQEALLKAGISVTVDGDFGPGTLRAVKEFQGKEGLTPDGVVVWGRTGVSPHGHISIALGDGREASDHIDVQRTQLRGHTNVRVFMPS
- a CDS encoding sulfite exporter TauE/SafE family protein → MLTILILMLVVGVTLGLLGGGGSILAVPVLVYAAGLSAKAAIATSLAVVGTTALFALIPHARRGNVNWQVGAIFSITAMTGAYFGGIAANWFSGRVLLLIFAGMMLVASLAMLRGATRLQPNLHRPIAFKLIIIEGLVVGVATGLVGAGGGFLIVPALVLLASMPMHTAIGTSLIVIALKSFAALAGHITHVDIDFQLTLAITVAAICGSFVGALFANKVPAKTLRKTFAGFVMVMAVYIFWKEAGPLPALGFGLVASVGVGILLWSNLSTTLQPQ
- a CDS encoding SulP family inorganic anion transporter; the protein is MLSRLRTEWFGNIRGDLLAGMVVALALIPEAIAFSIIAGVDPKVGLYASFCIAAVISIVGGRPGMISAATGAMALVMVTLVKDHGLEYLLATTILTGVLQILAGFLRLGSLLRFVSRSVMTGFVNALAILIFMAQLPEFHGAGWEMYAMVAVGLGIIYLFPYVSKSIPSPLVAIVALTVFNMVVGLDIRSVGDMGELPSTLPLFLIPDIPVTWDAFWIIFPYSLTLTAVGLLESLMTAAIVDDMTDTSSAKNRECAGQGVANIVSGLFGGMAGCAMIGQSVINVKSGGRGRLSTLFAGAFLLFLILVLGDWVKQIPMAALVAVMIMVSIGTFNWESLKNLKTHPKESSLVMIMTVSVVVFTHDLAMGVFIGVLMSVLFFARKVSRLLEMESFLSDDKNTRVYEVYGQVFFASAAQFAAAFDFRESVENITIDLTKAHFWDYSAVGALDKVVIKFRSQGTRVDLLGLNEASATIVERLGVYHKPGALELAPNH
- a CDS encoding VTT domain-containing protein yields the protein MLTLKLTGLTDDLSLETIRSYLLESGPFGAVVYIAVFALSNLLSVPGVIFIVAAMLVYGKLMGTLLAMTGALCSVVLSFAVIRKIGGTPVGELKAKWARKMLRYLDEYPVRTIWLLRTFLLLNPHLNYILALSPVRFRSYFIGSLLGLILPIGFYAAGLEFFFGEYLR